From Pseudomonadota bacterium:
AATCGCCAGATCGATCTCGAGGCCTCCCGCGGCGCCATCGATCAGCGTCTGGCGGAGCTCGAGAAGACGGCACGCGAGCAGGGCGAGGCGATCGGCATCGGCGGCGCCTATCCCGTTACCCTGGAGCGGGTCGGCATCTGGTCGGAATCGCTCGCCGACAAGGGCTTCGCGCTGGCGCCCGTCTCGGCCTTGGCCGGCGAGAAGCGGACACAGTGAGCCCGGGTTGAGCGCCGGCGAGTCCACCCCATCGGACGCATCCGCGAGTACCGGTCTGCCCTATAGGCCGGGTGTGGGTCTGATGCTGCTCAATCGCCAGAGGTTGGTCTGGGTCGGCGAGCGGCAGGATGCTCCCGGCGCCTGGCAGATGCCGCAAGGCGGCATCGATGCCGGCGAAAGCGCCGCGGCGGCGGCCATGCGCGAGCTCCACGAAGAGGTCGGAACCGACAAGGCGGAGATCATCGCCGAGAGCAAGGCGTGGCTCACCTACGATCTGCCGCGGCACCTGGCGAAACGCTCCTGGAGCGGCCGCTGGCGCGGGCAAAGGCAGAAGTGGTTCCTGCTCCGCTTTACCGGCGAGGACCGGGATGTCGACGTCAGCCGCCATCACCCGCCGGAGTTCTCATCCTGGCGCTGGGTCGGCATCGATGCGCTCGTCGGTCTCGCCGTCTCCTTCAAGCGGCCGCTCTATGAGTGCGTGGTCGAGGAGTTTCGGCACCTGGCGACGTCGTTTGGATCGGACCGGGAAAAAGCATGAGCACCGGACTCTTCGGCGCGCTGCGCGCTGCGGCCAAGGAGGAGTGGCGGCGCTATGTCGAGCATCCCTTCGTCGCCGAGCTCGGCAAGGGCAGCCTGCCGGAGCGCTGCTTTCGCCACTATCTGGGCCAGGACTATCTCTTCCTCATCCACTTCGCCCGCGCCTGGGCGCTCGCCGTCTACAAGAGCAGCGATCTGGCCGAGATGCGCCAGGCGCTTGCCAGCCTCAACGGCATCCTCGAGGTCGAGATGGGGCTGCATGTCCAATTCTGTCGCGGCTGGGGCCTGAGCGAGGCCGAGATGGCGGCCCTGCCCGAGGCCGACGCCACCATGGCCTACACCCGCTATGTCTTGGAGCGCGGGCTTGCCGGCGATCTGCTGGACCTCGAGGTGGCGCTGGCCCCCTGCATCATCGGCTATGCCGAGATCGGCCGGCGGCTCCGGGCGGAGGCGGGGGGGAGCCTCGCCGGCAATCCTTATCGGGCTTGGATCGAGATGTATGCCGGCAAGGAGTATCAGGCGGTGGCCGCCGCCGCCGAGGCGGAGCTGGACCGTCTTTGGCAAGCCCGCGCCGGCGGCGGCCGTCTGGCGCCGCTCACCGAGACCTTCACCCGGGCCACGCGCCTCGAGGCGGCCTTTTGGCAGATGGGCTGGGAAGCCTGAGCCGCGTCACCGTCTCCTGGCCGTGTAAGTTATTGATTCTGTGAAAGTTTTACTCGAGAAGAGCCAAACAGGCGATGCGGCGGTGGCCGATTCTCCGTGCTGTCGATGCTCAAATCACATGCTTTGTGGCGTTTTTTTGATCAAAACGCTAGGTATTGTTAACCAGTCGTGATAAAAATGCTAGATGTAGCTATTGGTTTCCGGACTAACAACGATAGCAATAGGTGGAGGAAATCAAATGGACGCGTTGTCGCGAATCAAGACCTGGATTGCCGGACTAACCGAAATCGGCTTAATGCTTCTCGCACTCGCCATCGTCGCCGCACTTTTGGTCGGCGGCTCCTTGCCGTTCTTCGGTAGCGTCGTCGGCAACATCGTCGGCTTGGTCAAGGATCTTGGCAGCAATGGCCTGGTCGGGTTGATCGCTCTGGGTG
This genomic window contains:
- a CDS encoding RNA pyrophosphohydrolase gives rise to the protein MLLNRQRLVWVGERQDAPGAWQMPQGGIDAGESAAAAAMRELHEEVGTDKAEIIAESKAWLTYDLPRHLAKRSWSGRWRGQRQKWFLLRFTGEDRDVDVSRHHPPEFSSWRWVGIDALVGLAVSFKRPLYECVVEEFRHLATSFGSDREKA
- the tenA gene encoding thiaminase II, coding for MSTGLFGALRAAAKEEWRRYVEHPFVAELGKGSLPERCFRHYLGQDYLFLIHFARAWALAVYKSSDLAEMRQALASLNGILEVEMGLHVQFCRGWGLSEAEMAALPEADATMAYTRYVLERGLAGDLLDLEVALAPCIIGYAEIGRRLRAEAGGSLAGNPYRAWIEMYAGKEYQAVAAAAEAELDRLWQARAGGGRLAPLTETFTRATRLEAAFWQMGWEA